CATGTGGGAGAGGAACCTTTTGCAGTAATGCTTGGAGATACAATAACGAAAGGAAAAACTCCATGTACAAAACAGTTAATAGATATTTACAACAAATACGAAGCATCAGCTATTTCTCTTGAAAAGGTACCTCAGGAAAAAGTGGAAAGATACGGTATAATTAAAGGAGAAGAAATAGAAACAGATGTTTATCAGATTGATGAACTTGTTGAAAAACCACCAGTTGATCAGGCACCGTCTAACTTAGCTATTATGGGAAGATATGTACTCACTCCAGACATTTTCGATAAAATCAAAGAAACCGGAGCTGGAGTTGGAGGAGAAATTCAGCTTACTGATGCGCTGGCTAAATTAGATAAAATTTATGGAAATACCTTTGAAGGAAAAACCTATGATATAGGAAATCGTTTAGAATGGTTGAAAACATCTATAGAATTTGCAATGGATGATGAAGAATCTAAAAACGATTTAATCAGTTATATGAAAGAAATTATAGCTTCAAA
This genomic stretch from Methanobrevibacter smithii ATCC 35061 harbors:
- the galU gene encoding UTP--glucose-1-phosphate uridylyltransferase GalU; protein product: MKAVIPAAGFGTRFLPATKAQPKEMLPVFDKPTIQYVIEEAVASGIDDILIVTGKNKRSIEDHFDKSFELEYTLKQAGKTKYLKQVQDITDLADICYIRQKEQKGLGDAIYCAKKHVGEEPFAVMLGDTITKGKTPCTKQLIDIYNKYEASAISLEKVPQEKVERYGIIKGEEIETDVYQIDELVEKPPVDQAPSNLAIMGRYVLTPDIFDKIKETGAGVGGEIQLTDALAKLDKIYGNTFEGKTYDIGNRLEWLKTSIEFAMDDEESKNDLISYMKEIIASN